GTCtacgttataatatattttacattagcTCGGAGTTCATCTGGTTGAGGTTTTGTACATGTGTTTGATAAAAATGAATACCTTTAACGTCTGTGTATCTTCCAGGGTTGTTGCGGCACACAGTAGCCAATTCGCTATAACAACTTTCAGCATTGGCCATGGCCAAGTAGAGGGCCAGGAATGCAAATATGGACTTCATTTTTgatctgaaattaaattttaaataaatcatgtgttataattatttattctgATCGGTGTTTAGTTGCTATGTCGTCCAATTTCAAACCATACAAAACAACAGTCATCATTTGATAAACATAGATAACTAATATCGCGtacaagtattatattatgaatagcATTATTgcattattactttatatatttttaagctacttttgtatgtttgttttcgATTTAGAAAATTACTACATTTTCCTCTACTTTTATGAGCGATAATTATTtcacaataatatttttatacgcaGATTGAACTTTGATATAACATTTGAGTCACAATTCAAAGTCAATATGCGAGTCGTATTAAACACAAaggttttcattttattcaCATACTAAAGTATAATGATATTTATCGGGTTTTGCTCTTgaagcatatatttttttcgtgttAATTCATTATCTGATTTCTGAAACCGTCTATCCAATCATcgggatttttttttgtgattttaatgGTATACTTTTTCAAATTGTTCTAGAAACGAAAACTTAATGCTACAGCGAGATTTTCTATTACAATTTTATGACAAGTTCGGTTGATAATGTGTTGGTAGAGAATTCGTTGTATTTCGGGTACTTGTCGATTATACGGGCGCATCTGAGCATCAAGTATACACACTTTCACtaacacatacaaatacaaatctAGTTGTAGCAAATAGTTTTAGTAAAGTGACAGTATACAGTATGGTACGGCTCGTCAACTCATGACAGAGTTTGTGTCGGCATATAATACGAAACTAAGATCCATTTGAAGCGATTTTATCTGAGATAAGACAATGCTGGCCTCCACcagaacatttgaaattatttgggATGTGCGTTTccgatttttatcgatataaCGTCAATCACTGATTGCGTACTGTCAATTAAACTAATTGCAACACCTGAATGCAATCCATGTAACTGtcttgtatttgtatttagttAAAGTGTGTATGGTGTGTGATGCTTGGATGCGCAcgtataaccaataagtacccTACTTtgtctttacatacatataattcattgtattaCTTGGATTGCTCAcaatttattgataattttaagaaaaatatcttacttatgtatttattaatgatttttaattaaacctgagtatgtatgtatgttaaaaaaatgaCTGATAAGTATcaattttagcacttaaaagtttgataaatttttcaaagatttcttacgattgaaaataaatggtAATTTACTGTTTCATCAACTTTAATACTTACGGTATTAAATAATTCCGATAGATTAAATAACTATTATGCTGCACGGGCATGTGGGCCTTttagatttagatttttaaataaaaatactagacattttttaaattaaagtctTGGAAGTCAAGTTATAACTTCGTTAAGAAGTGATCTGAATGCAACAATGTCTATTAAACAGTTTTtggatttgtaaatttcaaaatatctaTGGAAAGTGTCGGTTGCTTAACTTAACCGGTTATTGTCGCTAGTGTTGAACGAACttttagtatataaaaatgaataaaagacTATAAAAGAAATTCGATTCGGGTCCAACAATATTATCAATTGAACATAAAGAAGCTTCTGAAATGtctttgaaaaaatatgtaattgcatAATTTGCGAATTTTGAAGGCGaggaaaaagaaaattttaattatcatcaatataaatttaattaaaaaaaaagactaCTAAAGGAGGGGGTCTTTTGCTAACATTTGCATGCGGACtcaatttttctagttacgtCCCTGGATagtcatatctaatatataatttctaaagagactttgtatgtatgtaaggtttgttgggagtttcgaaaacaaatcaaagtttctatgacaaagtggttaaatttttttttcgattcaaataaatttaataaaaaaccaaatgaatatttacttttagatttatgtttatattataaatactgagcgaagccgggtaaaacaactaaagAAAGCTATGCACATACTATTGCAATAGAACGAAACTTGCTATATTTCTATAAATTAACAATACACCTTGTGTTATTTTCAAAGTAATTACTTTAAAGTACCAAAACGGTTTAGAAATTGTATAgtatattcaattgaaattaatcGAACGTTGAACTTTACCCataatttctatatataaatacaaaagaaTAATCTTAACAGACTCTAATCTTCAATctacatttataatacatacatattgaataaCCCAAAAGATAACAATATTCAGAATatacatgatataaaaaaaaatccgcctACCTACTCGTATCACAATCGATTTGGCATGGCAATCAAAATGGCTCGCGGTTACATGGAAATAAAATTGAGCGGAAATAATGCACGATGTCGAAACGTGCCAAATGGTGATAACCGGATATCGAATTCGCACGACGCAATTCGATTTAAATGCATGTAATTTTAGAATAGTATTGAAGCGCAATAATTCAATTACGTTTTATAAGACGTTGGTAAACAAAGTGCGTATGAGGCGGGGGCAAAGTGTTCCGTTTTTAGCGGCACAACGCTTAGTCACCCTAGTCGAACAATGAGGCTGCTGAGTGCTGAGACTCGGAACGATCGAATGGAAAATGGAAAATGGAACTAATCGAATAATGGATCGAGTGCTTACCGAGTTTGAGACTGTAGTCAGAGTCGGGGGTGTGGGGCGGAGCGCTAAGGGGCGATCGCCTCGGGAGATGAGACTCGAATGAGCTGGAGCGAATGCAGACAGACGACCTTTACACTCCCTGGTGTAGAAGGCTCTGAGAAATGGAATAAGCCGATCGGAGACAACACTAGTGTTCGAGCGAAACGATACTCCACACTAAGGTGCTGTCGTGCGCACACATTTCAATTAGATTATcttttattcaattcaattacCCAAATAGCGGAAGCATTAATTGTTTCGTAGAGATCAATTTTAGTAGCCAAATCAACTTCGTTTTGTCTAATGCTTACTTGTATGGCTGTGTTATTagttattacatacctcctttattgttattttattttattttttttttacatatataccaggaaggccttacaggtaaatcccaatgcgccttcttggccaattacaaatacaaatgcagcatttttattataagtcgttgaattgcaagacactgaaaaaactcgcaaattaacgagacatctatgaattgtacataaatttttattgtacatcaatcaaatttcaaatagtggtgacatagtaggtaggaaggattttttggccaattttttttttttcgggaaccgtttcaacaatgaaatcagagaaaattggcaaagtctgataggaaacgatcaacctggagtcacaaatccaggtctgaccaacagcatactctgaaaaattcatttttattcagggattgaacccggcaccttcttgacggtaagcagaagcttaacgtcagagctatgctgctggttgtaAGAGCTATATCTtacaacctacatatgtatgtacttatattactcTTTATTCCCGCTTGTTGTTTATCTTGATTCTTTGAGCGCACGTTTAATTGATGTTTTTTATGAGACTTTCAAAATCTTTATTGCTTTAGCTGCATTTTTGTCTCACAACTCGTGCTaccctcaaatattattatccctTTTAATCTGCACAACAAATTGTGTGTATGTAAcccaaccatttctcgatacactctagggatacatatgcaaacctaacctaacctaacccaaccatttctcgatacactcaagggatacatatgcaaacactaaatcttaaaatattgtttttaattaattttattgctttGCTATATTTTTCTCACGAATTGTGTTTCCCTCGAATATTATTATCCCTCTTAAATCTGTATGACTAATTCTGTGTATCTACAAAACCATTTCTTGATAcactcaagggatacatatgtatgtcaaatactaaatcttaaaatattgtttttacttaaatatatttttacttaaattttttaaattaaatttttacttactttattacttatatatatatttttctcacGAATTGTGCTAcccttaaatattattatccctCTTAATCCTACCCATCCATTTGTCAGTACACTAAgggatacatatatcaaatactaAAACTATCTTGCGCATGAATGCCACTGTTAATCACCAGTTGTTTTACCAAAATGTGATTGGTTGAAATTGTTACCCTTATTGAATATATGCTCATGTTAATCATATTGAAGATCACTTGCGATTAAACAGCCTAACTAGTAACTTGCGATTCACTTTGAGACTAGTAGCTTGTAATACAAgcttgtacattaatctcgtgtatacttactgctatttaaataatataatcatctgataaaatctgtgactataatatttttacactatctcctactcgtccccgtaacaacatacctcctttacgtttcacttacgattacaattcaggaaaaaatttttctcttatccaatcgttttcatactttgccatattgctcattttggtcatcaatataagtaaatggatcctccgccattacgatggtgcaaaaatatcgtgtaagacgcgtttgaaatctgcccggcgaggtagtcgttgacgtttatccaccgtttgtttattagtagtcaccggagcctgagggggccgtgtattgttcaaaggttgtaaatgcattgttaaaggtttgccgaacaatggatagcactgtgactatcctacctctatttattagttttattttatgtaatactagtgttgcgcccgttgatatttcgacgggtggttttggaaagaaatAAAGGCAGCCCCGCAGCCCGTATAGACGAGCCGCGACTGAagagagcaacaaaaaaaaaaatggttgacaatagtgaactatGTTTTGTGTGAAAAACATCAACAAACGCCGATTTCTAGTTCTTACCAtaataattggtttttgagcgTGGAGCCGCTATACTAGCTAtactaaaaaagtaaaaaagttcCCACTAAATGAGGATCGAGAAGCTTCCATCCACCGTAGTGTGCAGATAATGATGCAAAAAGTGGAAactacagagaaatgttatattaatagaagtgactttaggcgtcatattgttgtcaagtgacgattgtccacagacaatcctaaataattttaccatcaatcgtatttgatgcttggtgttcgacgtatgtccgataaaaacttatctGTTTGTTTAGGCCTTGTTCATAGTCTCGACAATGTCGCTGTGAAAAAAACGAAGAAGTGTCGCTGTTCATACTAATGTCTAATAGTGTTCATAGTAAGCGCGACAGTTAGTCGCGCTCACTATGAACACTATTAGACATTAGTATGAACAGCGACACTTCTTCAATTTTGTCGCAGCGACATTGTCGAGACTATGAACAAGGCCTTATATTACTCACAAGATCGGCAagaatcggtaaaaattgcacaatacattcaaaaacacacaataaacaaaatGGGATACATTATTATAAGcaaaattgatccgattgtattccgtgcgttgtagcgtatttatagagacgtatcgcgtaatattgacaacagttATTtcttcgtaagggcccttctattattactaCATTTCTCTGGGAAACTAGTAAAAAAATGGACATAAATGAAACGGAATCGAATACGAGACACTattggtatatttgtatgtacggcGCAATAGCGTGACGTCACAGAATCCCCCCACTCTCGATATTCTGATGGCGCGTTTGTTGTTCGAAGAGAGAAGCAGTCGCCTTCTGCTCCAGTGCGTGCAAAGGTCGTCCCTGTCATATTCGCTCGGTTCGTTGTCTGTTCAACATTCTCACACTCAACTTCCCAAGAAATGGCTGCGACGATCACCTCGCTGTTAGTCCTTCTGGCTGTGGCGGCTTTGGCCGATGCCAAGTTGCAATGTGAGTACATCTTTTGTAATAAACACTAACACCAAATATATACCACAATACTAATCGCCAATACGGGGCCGGCTGTCACTTGCGCGCTGTCAAAATGTAGGGTGACCATGCGATCTCGTCCCTCAAATCGGGACTTGACAGTTGCTCTCACATCTTCCACTTAGGCTTTTTCATCATATTCATTTTCGTTATATGATTGTTCTGTGCAAACGTTTGAAAATTTTTGGAgctacaaaaaaataatcatacttTTCGGACTTTTCTTTTGggtctttgcatttttttttgttgatattcaaatttaatagacGTATTTAAAGACTTGTCCAATATGCGGTGAcgcttattaaatatttcagtttttttttgcaaccggtctattcaaataaatagaaAGTCGTTTTGAAGAAACTAGATCACAATTTGTATATGGAAATTGTCTCAATTTGAATAACATGCGCTTTTTAAATTGTGGAcattcatactttttttattagcatCTTTACACTATTGTGTATTTGTAGTAATACTTCttttattcaatattcatatatattaattgGCTCATTCCAAATCCATACTTGCAAATGCGCAAGTCTTCTTTTTGTTCCATCAGTTTTGCCAACGAGAGAAAACTTTCTTTCAAAATGGCCGCCGGTTTTTTTGAAATTGCCTATGGAACCTGATAGATTGTTGCAGAATATAGTCGGATTTGCAATATTATGCGACCTTGAATACGATTGTGCGCCGTTGGCGTTAAATTCGCCATCCCCACTCGCTTTGTATCACTTTCCATCAACTTTGACCTGGCCGATGGAAACAACAACAATGGACGCCATCTTTTCTACCACAAAAAcgataataacaacaataatcaATATGCGACTCTGCATCACCGTGACTTTGCACTTTGCTTGCGCATTAATCATGCTAAAATGGCGCGTGATCGACACTTCCGTTCTACAAATctcggaaaaaaaattgcacatcattCATGGCTGTCATAGATTGGCCGCCATTTTGTTTCTAATTTGATTGGAAAATCCCCTTTTTTTTCTTACAATTTAATGATCTGCTGTAATAGATGCTCCGCCATTTTGTTTCTAATTTGAATGGAAAATCCCCTTTTCTTTCTTTCAAATTAATGATAGATTAGATACGCCGCCATTttgtttatgattttattagaGAATCCCCGTTTTGTATCaggttaatgttttatttttatgtcaattacatacatatatagagataatgaaataatttgatattaaatgttACACGTTCTGGTACATTTGTTTATGTTTGCCGAGATAAACTATCACGGTTTGTTGATTTATCTGCGAAATGCACACatgaaacaaaatatgtattccGAGGTTTCGGagaataacaaaaacaaattttcaacGTAGTTGTAAAGCTCAAGAGTTTTTGGACGATGACCAAAAGTTGACACTGTCTTATTTTGAACGCTAATAGCTATATACGACTTGCCGGTACAAATATTCTACGTCTTCAGAACTGTATGcttttaaaactaaaataaaaatcgttcCGTAAAGAAAAAAGATTTGAGTAATATTGTATTTCAAACATTGTAACTTTATGATGcgattttgtacatataatacggacatatttattaaatgcttATTCAATACTGTGCTAGTATATATGCAATATCAATTAAACTACTTAACTTTTGGCTTGAGAAAAGCTGAGTAGATCTAgcgattaaataataaataacaattgcCAAGCAATGAAATTATCACGATAACTATTgggtataaaaataatcatttatttttgctTATGATATGTCGAATATGATGAATTGAGGTATTACAGATTGAAACATacataaagagattgaaatggcaatgggtgggccacgtggctagaagaatggacgaaagaagtgcttgaatggtacccgagagaatgcaaaagggtaaaaggaagaccgcagggaagatggatagacgaaattaggaaaatgtgtggagtgagatggatgagagttgcgcaaaacagagacgagtggaagcgtgtcggagaggccttcatccagcagtggatggttatcggctgtagatgattatgatgatatatgtacacttaagatttatattatagttgtttttattctttacaaaatgaatgattttcttgtagattgaataatttttgtagAACTATAATACAAACTGAATAATTTTGAGGGAAAAAAacgtatttacaatattaaacaaagacttatatgaataaaatatgaatcgTAAGTCATTTATGTGCTGTTAAGTATTCCGATGATTCATCACGTATGCTGAATAATCGCCCTTTGTCCTTTGtggagtgaaaaaaaaatagaactaaCGTTCAATCGCAAACAAACACGTGTTTTGTTGTGCAATACTTCCATTGTCCCTTTGTGAGACATATTTTTAGATACCGAAGCcaaatatgaaaattgaaaCCGACATTGTATCAATGTCGTAAATTTTCATTCGAACCTTCATAATTATTTgatgaattaaatatttcatcatgttgcaaatgttatatatatatatatatatatataaacgacCATGTCACGTGTTTCAATGACTCATTTAAGAATTTCCTCACTTTTCAGGTCAATCTAAACCGGCTGATATTCCGACCGATTGGATTACCATGCAAAAAACATGCACCAACGCCATGAGAGAACAGATTCAGATGGAAATCAAAGCATCCATGGAGTACTTGTCGATGGGAGCCTACTTTTCGAGGGATACGGTGAgagtattttacatatttatcataCATTTAGATTTATATTGTTCGCTTTTGTTTACCGTATCCTTTCCCGTTGCAGGTTAACCGACCGGGCTTTGCTAAAATGTTCTTCGAAGCGTCATCAGAGGAGCGTCAACACGGAATGAAACTCATCGAGTACTTGCTGATGAGAGGAGAGCTGACCAGTGAGATTAGCAGCCTCATCAGAGTACCGGTTAGTGAATTGGGAATAATTTaacaaatattcaatatttactattattaaaGTGTATTCGTATTTCAGATTCCCAAGAGACTTGAATGGGAAAACGGTGTGACTGCTTTGAAAGCAGCTTTGAATTTGGAGGCTGAAGTTACAAAGAGTATCCGAAACTTGATCAAGATCTGCGAAGATTCCGAAGAGTTCAATGATTATCATGTAagtttgttgctattattaattaattgcatCAAATGCTGAATTCAactgatttatttgtttatttgacaGCTTGTGGATTATCTTGCCGGTGATTTCTTGGACGAACAATACAAAGGACAGAGAGATCTTGCTGGTAAATCTTCTACCCTCGATAAGATGATGGCGAACAACGCCCTCCTCGGAGAGTTCCTCTTCGACAAGAAACTCCTTAAAGGAGAACTCATCtagttattaaatttacattcaaTACTCGCCACCTGTTCTTAATCTATCATTAAATCAGCCAgtgtttactttatctatacatAATCCAAAATCAGATTTCTAGATGCCATAATTGAACGATAATCGTTCTTCAAACGTTGTCGTTCACGGTATGTACCTGTTGCTAAGTGATGCGTCGAAGATTGTATAGTTTTACAGTCTAAAGTTTTCTGCCACTACTACTAGTACTGTATTTTGTATTAcacatatttgtaaaataaacattgtatatttgtttgtttattaaaaaaaggttaacaacaatgaattgtgatttcgtattttatttatcctAGTAAAATatgtctttttttatataatatatatagaatgtttccatttgttttgtatttcattataaagTTTTGTAGAATATTAggatattacaataaatttaatttttagcatATATGATCTTTCATTTATAGTACGtaactaatttaatttaactgaaGAATCAACGAGTTCAAAATATAGAGAtgccattttttatatatatatatttgtttttcgcTGTATGTATTGTCTTAtaagttaaaattaaatgatataaaatggGAATGATATTgagttttaaatttgacatacaCTTTGGATTcagaaaataatgtttttgataattaaataattatactacaatgttgaaaataatgaagacaattcaattcaatattattatactgATATGAGTATTTTTATCATGAATAAGATATCACATGGAAATCTTGGAAAGTAcgtacatcttatatatatatgtagatgccgAGTGTGATAGTAAATAAAAGATGTGTTCAATTGCAAAACTTCAATCTTATAAAATTGTTGGTGATGTCAAATATGGTTATTAACAttatcataaaaaatttaaattctgaaTCTCAATTCATTATGGATTGCCGGAATTTTTTACaaacagtaaaaatattataataggttttgtaaattaaacatatgtatctcctaaacctttctatcaattaaattgaaaattggaatacagatttttttatagTTGTCTTCGACCGTATGATTTATCAGATCGGTGATCATTCTATGTTTGAGACTAACATACGTAAGTCTAATTTCTAAACAAGTACTAATTTCCAGTTGGTTTCTTCTTTTTTCGTGATGAGGTATGATCCACGTTTTAATAAATAGGAAGATGGGAAATCAATCAGCATGTTCTGTATAGTGCCTCATAATGCAGGATATAAACTTGGTATCTGTTTTTGTCACCAGAATTTGTGGTATCCTTGTTAAAACAATGGTTTCAGTTTCTCGTTTGtggataattcaataaattgcctCTGTTTAGTATGGATTCATCTCAGTTTGTGGGTCTACTTTCAAAAGGGTCCCAATCTGGGATAACCAAGTGAAGAATGTCTTCAAATCTTTGACTGTGGTCAGAATGAAGAACCGTTGACAATAAGCAAGCAAATCTCTATCTCGTTTTTGCAGTTTTAAATGATTTGGAAAGAGCATTCTCATCTCCCCAAGTTTTGTTTGTATAGAAAAATTTtagttttgatttaattttattgatctaTTGAAGCTGTTTCATTTTTTGAATTAACCAAATTGAGTCGCAAATCATTGTCTTTACTCTCCAGGAATTCCAAAACTGAATCAAAGAGTGCACTTTTGTGCGATTTTATGCATACAATCGATACAAACATGCAGTTTTAGACAACCAACAAACTTCGGTGCTAAGTTGCAAACAATTATAGTCTTCATCAGTGGCGGATAAAGTAAATGAGGGGGCCCTAGGCGCATTTTAAATTTGAGGATTTAatatttcagtaaaaaaaatgctgtcatcgttttttaccatgcttttcagtatatggtttttcatAAGGATTTtaaaaaaccatattttttttatttatttactatatgtacttgaaacacCAACAgcttttggaataaaataggtactGTAAGGCAGgtaaggtatgttgaccgtatcacggtctaagaaaacaccgtttgtgtttgtaagaggatcgtttatttttgttcaattgttacaatggtatgtacgaagaggttgagcttcggagaagtgagctggttgaactccagaggttcactctggtatTGGGAGCTGGTGCCtcgctttatatatgtacgatctgacttgaagcgtgccgtgtgcagatgcatTGTCTTCATTTCCAGGACACGTTTTGATctgttttcgaggcacgtgtcttcggtacacgtttggtttatagctatggggtcagcgccgggacgtcgttcgtttgagaatcGGGTCGTGTGCCACGCGTAAACGACTTTTTAGGACACGTGTTACAGtttcctgatgacatcactgttgggttttgTTCcgtttacgatcgagcgatgaactctttcttctggaatggtcgaaggggacgttCCCCTTgggttatgcatgtttgtacaggatcgatgatgagatcactggttttgattcttaatagcacaagttgcgcttctccaattttctcctccgaaactggaccaatttttaaaaaaatttcatcatcggtatgagaaagatattttctgtgcaactatgcgcatattttttttaaaaatcgaccgttaaataagcacgctggactcttttcgtgggtgtaaaaaagaggcgattttatagatgtttggcggctcctagctcctataaaaaatagctaatcaaaaaaataaaagcacagatgcatgccaatggtggatatccatagcatattaaaaaataatttctctagtgtcataattgaggaagggagaagtgtaatacgtttgtatggacaaggcgctggtgtccagccctcttaagggttTATGTTACATTCTTGATAGTAcacaacatgtacatataaagaagaATCTTATTGTTATATAATTAGATCAGTCAAACGTTTTAAAGTAAGCTGACAAAggatgtaactacatatgtaagtagtggGTTCAAATtccaataaattataatatcttCTCTAATTCGTGTACCAATCGGTTTCAAGATAAAAAGACCCACTCATGATATGCTACATCCGTAACATTCAAACTGTTCAAGTTATCACTAAGCAACAGTCTCACATATTCGGCTGATTAATATTATCAACAGCAGTTCAAACAAAAACACATCTAATCTTGAATCTAAATTTTCAAGTTAGATGCTTGTATTCGAATCGAGATAGCAACAATGTAGAAATAAAACAAGACATATCGGTTCGTGCCATCACTCGGTCGCGAGATAACACTTGAGACGgtaaaaatcacaattgacatTCAAAATGTTACGTGCACCCTTACCAATCATAAGTTCATCGATGCCAATGTCACTAATCGACATCAGATAATAACTATAGTAATTAGATATATGTAGTGATACAACGGGAAAAGAAATTTTAGTTGTTGAGATTGTTTGTATTGATTGCTATATAATTTCAAGAGGATTATCTCGTCACGTAAGGATCATGGAGATAGCCGTTCAAATTCCAAATCTTGGTATACATCTACGGCACGTTCGGAGTcaagttaaataaatatcaacaaaataatAGATTATCTGTATTATGTGAGGCGTCAAGATTTAATTTATCGCTAATTGAATCTATCACTTTACTTAATATTCGCTAATAGTTATAATGTTGATATTATCGCAATAGTTGAATGTTAAATAC
This Arctopsyche grandis isolate Sample6627 chromosome 7, ASM5162203v2, whole genome shotgun sequence DNA region includes the following protein-coding sequences:
- the Fer1HCH gene encoding ferritin 1 heavy chain; this encodes MAATITSLLVLLAVAALADAKLQCQSKPADIPTDWITMQKTCTNAMREQIQMEIKASMEYLSMGAYFSRDTVNRPGFAKMFFEASSEERQHGMKLIEYLLMRGELTSEISSLIRVPIPKRLEWENGVTALKAALNLEAEVTKSIRNLIKICEDSEEFNDYHLVDYLAGDFLDEQYKGQRDLAGKSSTLDKMMANNALLGEFLFDKKLLKGELI